From Carassius gibelio isolate Cgi1373 ecotype wild population from Czech Republic chromosome B23, carGib1.2-hapl.c, whole genome shotgun sequence, the proteins below share one genomic window:
- the pdyn gene encoding proenkephalin-B, with the protein MMEWYVLVLMLSLPSLSQADCSEQCMRCAQQISDLDSAVNRLTCTLECEGAVPSTSTLDRCEKALQELSDEFAELNPDADGERSALNAEDLQEKASNLVKRYGGFIKRIEKNKQKFFASPWKENAILKGLFAKKYGESLSKLGERDVPSITEDDEGEDVTAENETGVYDNDVPLNEVKRYGGFLRKFGPKRSNFVENTSPQVLQKRYGGFMRRIRPKLRWDNQKRYGGFLRRHFKISVRSDEQPSSYEDNAL; encoded by the exons ATGATGGAGTGGTATGTTTTGGTGTTGATGCTGAGCTTGCCAAGCTTGAGTCAGGCAGATTGTTCAGAGCAATGCATGAGATGCGCGCAACAGATCTCCGACCTGGACTCTGCAGTGAACCGCTTG ACTTGCACTTTAGAATGTGAAGGAGCCGTGCCATCTACAAGTACATTAGACAGATGCGAGAAAGCTTTACAGGAGCTTTCAGATGAATTCGCCGAACTCAACCCCGACGCCGACGGAGAGCGAAGCGCGCTGAACGCGGAGGATCTCCAAGAGAAGGCGTCCAACCTGGTCAAGCGATACGGGGGCTTCATCAAGAGGATCGAGAAGAATAAACAGAAGTTTTTCGCTTCACCCTGGAAAGAGAACGCCATTCTAAAAGGATTGTTCGCGAAGAAATACGGAGAATCGCTCTCGAAACTGGGCGAGCGAGACGTCCCGTCCATCACGGAAGACGACGAGGGCGAAGACGTGACCGCGGAAAACGAAACGGGAGTTTACGATAACGACGTTCCTTTGAACGAAGTCAAACGCTACGGCGGGTTTCTCCGCAAATTCGGGCCAAAAAGAAGCAACTTTGTGGAAAACACCAGCCCGCAGGTGTTGCAGAAGAGATATGGAGGGTTTATGCGAAGAATTCGCCCGAAGTTGAGGTGGGACAACCAAAAGCGATATGGCGGGTTTTTACGGCGTCATTTTAAAATCTCCGTGCGCTCTGACGAACAGCCCTCATCGTACGAGGACAATGCTTTATAG